One genomic segment of Scylla paramamosain isolate STU-SP2022 chromosome 9, ASM3559412v1, whole genome shotgun sequence includes these proteins:
- the LOC135103864 gene encoding heterogeneous nuclear ribonucleoprotein H2-like isoform X2, with product MSDGEVDTKPVKMGEGDEETVVRVRGLPWSATVEDVLKFFDGVNIKGGRDGVHLTLSREGRPSGEAYIEVASEEDVALAEKKHNQHMGRRYIEVFKAKKSEMEWVVKRAGFGASGGEDDGCVRLRGLPFGCSKEEIAQFFSGLEIVPNGIALPTDYQGRHTGEAYVQFINKEVAEKSLEKHKEKIAHRYIEIFRSNLGEVRAAMSPKMRGPGGPMGGYNSRPTPYDSRDRFGGMNRYSLGGRGRTQGGYNDYDDGPGWGGSGGYNDGPGSWLSGRGGGRGGGPGGLKGNFGGRGGNWNNGTGHCVHMRGLPFRATEMDIADFFRPLNPVNINIIMDSSNRPSGEADIEFATHDDAVKAMSKDKANMQHRYIELFLNSTPGGNMGGPGGPMGGPVGPMGGPGSGNFGGGGGGGNFSSGNMGGGFGGGYVGGNRMGGGGSGYGNGAGGGGSGGYSSLDDGLGSGMGGGMGSGMGGGIGGTGIGSLGSGLSSGLGSGLGSSLSGSLRGMGSGLSSGLGSSMGSGSGGLGGGNGGMGGGGGGNFGSSFNNGFNSNNGYGPGDQMSGSNYNSFC from the exons AAGTTGATACCAAGCCAGTCAAAATGGGTGAAGGTGACGAAGAGACGGttgtgagggtgagggggcTCCCCTGGTCAGCTACTGTGGAGGATGTTCTAAAGTTCTTTG ATGGTGTAAATATTAAGGGTGGACGTGATGGCGTCCACTTGACACTTTCCCGAGAGGGTCGGCCCAGTGGGGAGGCCTACATTGAAGTGGCATCAGAGGAGGATGTTGCTTTGgctgaaaagaaacacaatCAACACATGGGCCGAAGATACATTGAAG TATTCAAGGCCAAGAAGTCAGAGATGGAGTGGGTGGTGAAGAGGGCTGGGTTTGGTGCCTCGGGTGGGGAAGATGACGGCTGCGTACGCCTCAGAGGTCTGCCTTTTGGATGCTCAAAGGAAGAAATTGCTCAGTTCTTCTCCG GGTTGGAGATAGTTCCGAACGGGATAGCTCTGCCTACCGACTACCAGGGGCGGCATACAGGGGAGGCATACGTTCAGTTTATAAACAAAGAGGTCGCAGAAAAGTCCCTTGAGAAGCATAAGGAAAAGATAGCGCACAG GTACATTGAGATCTTCCGGAGTAACCTGGGTGAAGTGCGGGCTGCCATGAGCCCTAAGATGCGTGGTCCTGGAGGGCCCATGGGAGGGTACAACAGCAGACCTACTCCATACGACTCCAGGGATAGATTTGGAGGAATGAATCGGTACAGCTTGGGTGGTCGTGGACGTACCC AGGGTGGTTACAATGACTATGATGATGGCCCTGGCTGGGGCGGCTCGGGTGGCTACAATGATGGCCCCGGCAGCTGGCTGAGTGGGCGGGGCGGAGGCCGAGGAGGTGGACCAGGCGGCCTCAAG GGTAATTTTGGGGGCCGAGGTGGGAACTGGAACAACGGAACTGGCCATTGCGTCCACATGAGAGGCCTGCCCTTCAGAGCAACAGAAATGGATATTGCAGAT TTCTTCCGGCCCCTGAACCCTGTCAACATCAACATAATCATGGACAGTTCAAACCGTCCCTCTGGAGAAGCAGACATTGAATTTGCCACTCATGATGATGCTGTCAAGGCAATGAGCAAG gACAAAGCAAACATGCAGCACCGATACATAGAGTTGTTCTTGAACTCTACTCCCGGTGGAAACATGGGAGGCCCAGGTGGACCCATGGGTGGACCTGTGGGTCCCATGGGTGGTCCTGGCTCTGGCAACTtcggaggaggcggtggtggcggcaacTTCAGCAGTGGCAACATGGGCGGCGGGTTTGGTGGGGGCTATGTGGGGGGCAACCGAATGGGGGGAG gTGGTAGTGGCTATGGCAACGGCGCtggcggtggcggcagcggcggctaCAGCTCTCTGGATGACGGCCTGGGTTCAGGCATGGGGGGAGGCATGGGCAGTGGCATGGGGGGTGGAATTGGCGGCACCGGAATAGGCAGCTTGGGAAGTGGCCTGAGCAGTGGCCTCGGCAGCGGCCTAGGCAGCAGCCTTTCGGGTAGCCTCCGGGGCATGGGGAGTGGGCTAAGCAGTGGACTGGGGAGCTCCATGGGCAGTGGGAGCGGCGGCCTGGGTGGGGGTAAcggagggatggggggagggggcggcggTAACTTTGGATCAAGCTTCAACAACGGCTTCAACTCAAACAACGGCTACGGCCCCGGCGACCAAATGTCTGGCAGTAACTACAACAGCTTCTGCTAG
- the LOC135103864 gene encoding heterogeneous nuclear ribonucleoprotein H2-like isoform X3: MGEGDEETVVRVRGLPWSATVEDVLKFFDGVNIKGGRDGVHLTLSREGRPSGEAYIEVASEEDVALAEKKHNQHMGRRYIEVFKAKKSEMEWVVKRAGFGASGGEDDGCVRLRGLPFGCSKEEIAQFFSGLEIVPNGIALPTDYQGRHTGEAYVQFINKEVAEKSLEKHKEKIAHRYIEIFRSNLGEVRAAMSPKMRGPGGPMGGYNSRPTPYDSRDRFGGMNRYSLGGRGRTHFASEGGYNDYDDGPGWGGSGGYNDGPGSWLSGRGGGRGGGPGGLKGNFGGRGGNWNNGTGHCVHMRGLPFRATEMDIADFFRPLNPVNINIIMDSSNRPSGEADIEFATHDDAVKAMSKDKANMQHRYIELFLNSTPGGNMGGPGGPMGGPVGPMGGPGSGNFGGGGGGGNFSSGNMGGGFGGGYVGGNRMGGGGSGYGNGAGGGGSGGYSSLDDGLGSGMGGGMGSGMGGGIGGTGIGSLGSGLSSGLGSGLGSSLSGSLRGMGSGLSSGLGSSMGSGSGGLGGGNGGMGGGGGGNFGSSFNNGFNSNNGYGPGDQMSGSNYNSFC; the protein is encoded by the exons ATGGGTGAAGGTGACGAAGAGACGGttgtgagggtgagggggcTCCCCTGGTCAGCTACTGTGGAGGATGTTCTAAAGTTCTTTG ATGGTGTAAATATTAAGGGTGGACGTGATGGCGTCCACTTGACACTTTCCCGAGAGGGTCGGCCCAGTGGGGAGGCCTACATTGAAGTGGCATCAGAGGAGGATGTTGCTTTGgctgaaaagaaacacaatCAACACATGGGCCGAAGATACATTGAAG TATTCAAGGCCAAGAAGTCAGAGATGGAGTGGGTGGTGAAGAGGGCTGGGTTTGGTGCCTCGGGTGGGGAAGATGACGGCTGCGTACGCCTCAGAGGTCTGCCTTTTGGATGCTCAAAGGAAGAAATTGCTCAGTTCTTCTCCG GGTTGGAGATAGTTCCGAACGGGATAGCTCTGCCTACCGACTACCAGGGGCGGCATACAGGGGAGGCATACGTTCAGTTTATAAACAAAGAGGTCGCAGAAAAGTCCCTTGAGAAGCATAAGGAAAAGATAGCGCACAG GTACATTGAGATCTTCCGGAGTAACCTGGGTGAAGTGCGGGCTGCCATGAGCCCTAAGATGCGTGGTCCTGGAGGGCCCATGGGAGGGTACAACAGCAGACCTACTCCATACGACTCCAGGGATAGATTTGGAGGAATGAATCGGTACAGCTTGGGTGGTCGTGGACGTACCC ATTTTGCTTCAGAGGGTGGTTACAATGACTATGATGATGGCCCTGGCTGGGGCGGCTCGGGTGGCTACAATGATGGCCCCGGCAGCTGGCTGAGTGGGCGGGGCGGAGGCCGAGGAGGTGGACCAGGCGGCCTCAAG GGTAATTTTGGGGGCCGAGGTGGGAACTGGAACAACGGAACTGGCCATTGCGTCCACATGAGAGGCCTGCCCTTCAGAGCAACAGAAATGGATATTGCAGAT TTCTTCCGGCCCCTGAACCCTGTCAACATCAACATAATCATGGACAGTTCAAACCGTCCCTCTGGAGAAGCAGACATTGAATTTGCCACTCATGATGATGCTGTCAAGGCAATGAGCAAG gACAAAGCAAACATGCAGCACCGATACATAGAGTTGTTCTTGAACTCTACTCCCGGTGGAAACATGGGAGGCCCAGGTGGACCCATGGGTGGACCTGTGGGTCCCATGGGTGGTCCTGGCTCTGGCAACTtcggaggaggcggtggtggcggcaacTTCAGCAGTGGCAACATGGGCGGCGGGTTTGGTGGGGGCTATGTGGGGGGCAACCGAATGGGGGGAG gTGGTAGTGGCTATGGCAACGGCGCtggcggtggcggcagcggcggctaCAGCTCTCTGGATGACGGCCTGGGTTCAGGCATGGGGGGAGGCATGGGCAGTGGCATGGGGGGTGGAATTGGCGGCACCGGAATAGGCAGCTTGGGAAGTGGCCTGAGCAGTGGCCTCGGCAGCGGCCTAGGCAGCAGCCTTTCGGGTAGCCTCCGGGGCATGGGGAGTGGGCTAAGCAGTGGACTGGGGAGCTCCATGGGCAGTGGGAGCGGCGGCCTGGGTGGGGGTAAcggagggatggggggagggggcggcggTAACTTTGGATCAAGCTTCAACAACGGCTTCAACTCAAACAACGGCTACGGCCCCGGCGACCAAATGTCTGGCAGTAACTACAACAGCTTCTGCTAG
- the LOC135103864 gene encoding heterogeneous nuclear ribonucleoprotein H2-like isoform X4 codes for MSDGEVDTKPVKMGEGDEETVVRVRGLPWSATVEDVLKFFDGVNIKGGRDGVHLTLSREGRPSGEAYIEVASEEDVALAEKKHNQHMGRRYIEVFKAKKSEMEWVVKRAGFGASGGEDDGCVRLRGLPFGCSKEEIAQFFSGLEIVPNGIALPTDYQGRHTGEAYVQFINKEVAEKSLEKHKEKIAHRYIEIFRSNLGEVRAAMSPKMRGPGGPMGGYNSRPTPYDSRDRFGGMNRYSLGGRGRTHFASEGGYNDYDDGPGWGGSGGYNDGPGSWLSGRGGGRGGGPGGLKGNFGGRGGNWNNGTGHCVHMRGLPFRATEMDIADFFRPLNPVNINIIMDSSNRPSGEADIEFATHDDAVKAMSKDKANMQHRYIELFLNSTPGGNMGGPGGPMGGPVGPMGGPGSGNFGGGGGGGNFSSGNMGGGFGGGYVGGNRMGGGRW; via the exons AAGTTGATACCAAGCCAGTCAAAATGGGTGAAGGTGACGAAGAGACGGttgtgagggtgagggggcTCCCCTGGTCAGCTACTGTGGAGGATGTTCTAAAGTTCTTTG ATGGTGTAAATATTAAGGGTGGACGTGATGGCGTCCACTTGACACTTTCCCGAGAGGGTCGGCCCAGTGGGGAGGCCTACATTGAAGTGGCATCAGAGGAGGATGTTGCTTTGgctgaaaagaaacacaatCAACACATGGGCCGAAGATACATTGAAG TATTCAAGGCCAAGAAGTCAGAGATGGAGTGGGTGGTGAAGAGGGCTGGGTTTGGTGCCTCGGGTGGGGAAGATGACGGCTGCGTACGCCTCAGAGGTCTGCCTTTTGGATGCTCAAAGGAAGAAATTGCTCAGTTCTTCTCCG GGTTGGAGATAGTTCCGAACGGGATAGCTCTGCCTACCGACTACCAGGGGCGGCATACAGGGGAGGCATACGTTCAGTTTATAAACAAAGAGGTCGCAGAAAAGTCCCTTGAGAAGCATAAGGAAAAGATAGCGCACAG GTACATTGAGATCTTCCGGAGTAACCTGGGTGAAGTGCGGGCTGCCATGAGCCCTAAGATGCGTGGTCCTGGAGGGCCCATGGGAGGGTACAACAGCAGACCTACTCCATACGACTCCAGGGATAGATTTGGAGGAATGAATCGGTACAGCTTGGGTGGTCGTGGACGTACCC ATTTTGCTTCAGAGGGTGGTTACAATGACTATGATGATGGCCCTGGCTGGGGCGGCTCGGGTGGCTACAATGATGGCCCCGGCAGCTGGCTGAGTGGGCGGGGCGGAGGCCGAGGAGGTGGACCAGGCGGCCTCAAG GGTAATTTTGGGGGCCGAGGTGGGAACTGGAACAACGGAACTGGCCATTGCGTCCACATGAGAGGCCTGCCCTTCAGAGCAACAGAAATGGATATTGCAGAT TTCTTCCGGCCCCTGAACCCTGTCAACATCAACATAATCATGGACAGTTCAAACCGTCCCTCTGGAGAAGCAGACATTGAATTTGCCACTCATGATGATGCTGTCAAGGCAATGAGCAAG gACAAAGCAAACATGCAGCACCGATACATAGAGTTGTTCTTGAACTCTACTCCCGGTGGAAACATGGGAGGCCCAGGTGGACCCATGGGTGGACCTGTGGGTCCCATGGGTGGTCCTGGCTCTGGCAACTtcggaggaggcggtggtggcggcaacTTCAGCAGTGGCAACATGGGCGGCGGGTTTGGTGGGGGCTATGTGGGGGGCAACCGAATGGGGGGAGGTAG gTGGTAG
- the LOC135103864 gene encoding heterogeneous nuclear ribonucleoprotein H2-like isoform X1, with amino-acid sequence MSDGEVDTKPVKMGEGDEETVVRVRGLPWSATVEDVLKFFDGVNIKGGRDGVHLTLSREGRPSGEAYIEVASEEDVALAEKKHNQHMGRRYIEVFKAKKSEMEWVVKRAGFGASGGEDDGCVRLRGLPFGCSKEEIAQFFSGLEIVPNGIALPTDYQGRHTGEAYVQFINKEVAEKSLEKHKEKIAHRYIEIFRSNLGEVRAAMSPKMRGPGGPMGGYNSRPTPYDSRDRFGGMNRYSLGGRGRTHFASEGGYNDYDDGPGWGGSGGYNDGPGSWLSGRGGGRGGGPGGLKGNFGGRGGNWNNGTGHCVHMRGLPFRATEMDIADFFRPLNPVNINIIMDSSNRPSGEADIEFATHDDAVKAMSKDKANMQHRYIELFLNSTPGGNMGGPGGPMGGPVGPMGGPGSGNFGGGGGGGNFSSGNMGGGFGGGYVGGNRMGGGGSGYGNGAGGGGSGGYSSLDDGLGSGMGGGMGSGMGGGIGGTGIGSLGSGLSSGLGSGLGSSLSGSLRGMGSGLSSGLGSSMGSGSGGLGGGNGGMGGGGGGNFGSSFNNGFNSNNGYGPGDQMSGSNYNSFC; translated from the exons AAGTTGATACCAAGCCAGTCAAAATGGGTGAAGGTGACGAAGAGACGGttgtgagggtgagggggcTCCCCTGGTCAGCTACTGTGGAGGATGTTCTAAAGTTCTTTG ATGGTGTAAATATTAAGGGTGGACGTGATGGCGTCCACTTGACACTTTCCCGAGAGGGTCGGCCCAGTGGGGAGGCCTACATTGAAGTGGCATCAGAGGAGGATGTTGCTTTGgctgaaaagaaacacaatCAACACATGGGCCGAAGATACATTGAAG TATTCAAGGCCAAGAAGTCAGAGATGGAGTGGGTGGTGAAGAGGGCTGGGTTTGGTGCCTCGGGTGGGGAAGATGACGGCTGCGTACGCCTCAGAGGTCTGCCTTTTGGATGCTCAAAGGAAGAAATTGCTCAGTTCTTCTCCG GGTTGGAGATAGTTCCGAACGGGATAGCTCTGCCTACCGACTACCAGGGGCGGCATACAGGGGAGGCATACGTTCAGTTTATAAACAAAGAGGTCGCAGAAAAGTCCCTTGAGAAGCATAAGGAAAAGATAGCGCACAG GTACATTGAGATCTTCCGGAGTAACCTGGGTGAAGTGCGGGCTGCCATGAGCCCTAAGATGCGTGGTCCTGGAGGGCCCATGGGAGGGTACAACAGCAGACCTACTCCATACGACTCCAGGGATAGATTTGGAGGAATGAATCGGTACAGCTTGGGTGGTCGTGGACGTACCC ATTTTGCTTCAGAGGGTGGTTACAATGACTATGATGATGGCCCTGGCTGGGGCGGCTCGGGTGGCTACAATGATGGCCCCGGCAGCTGGCTGAGTGGGCGGGGCGGAGGCCGAGGAGGTGGACCAGGCGGCCTCAAG GGTAATTTTGGGGGCCGAGGTGGGAACTGGAACAACGGAACTGGCCATTGCGTCCACATGAGAGGCCTGCCCTTCAGAGCAACAGAAATGGATATTGCAGAT TTCTTCCGGCCCCTGAACCCTGTCAACATCAACATAATCATGGACAGTTCAAACCGTCCCTCTGGAGAAGCAGACATTGAATTTGCCACTCATGATGATGCTGTCAAGGCAATGAGCAAG gACAAAGCAAACATGCAGCACCGATACATAGAGTTGTTCTTGAACTCTACTCCCGGTGGAAACATGGGAGGCCCAGGTGGACCCATGGGTGGACCTGTGGGTCCCATGGGTGGTCCTGGCTCTGGCAACTtcggaggaggcggtggtggcggcaacTTCAGCAGTGGCAACATGGGCGGCGGGTTTGGTGGGGGCTATGTGGGGGGCAACCGAATGGGGGGAG gTGGTAGTGGCTATGGCAACGGCGCtggcggtggcggcagcggcggctaCAGCTCTCTGGATGACGGCCTGGGTTCAGGCATGGGGGGAGGCATGGGCAGTGGCATGGGGGGTGGAATTGGCGGCACCGGAATAGGCAGCTTGGGAAGTGGCCTGAGCAGTGGCCTCGGCAGCGGCCTAGGCAGCAGCCTTTCGGGTAGCCTCCGGGGCATGGGGAGTGGGCTAAGCAGTGGACTGGGGAGCTCCATGGGCAGTGGGAGCGGCGGCCTGGGTGGGGGTAAcggagggatggggggagggggcggcggTAACTTTGGATCAAGCTTCAACAACGGCTTCAACTCAAACAACGGCTACGGCCCCGGCGACCAAATGTCTGGCAGTAACTACAACAGCTTCTGCTAG
- the LOC135103865 gene encoding MOB kinase activator-like 1: MSFLFGSRASKTFKPKKHIPEGTHQYDLMKHAAATLGSGNLRSAVMLPEGEDLNEWVAVNTVDFFNQINMLYGTITEMCTDESCPVMSAGPKYEYHWADGQTVKKPIKCSAPKYIDYLMTWVQDQLDDETLFPSKIGVPFPRNFQSNAKTILKRLFRVYAHIYHQHFSEVVQLGEEAHLNTSFKHFIFFVQEFQLIERKELAPLQELIDKLTAKDR, encoded by the exons ATGAGCTTCCTTTT TGGGAGCCGAGCGAGCAAGACCTTCAAACCCAAGAAGCACATTCCAGAGGGCACCCACCAGTATGACTTAATGAAACATGCAGCTGCCACGCTGGGTTCTGGCAACCTGCGCTCAGCTGTCATGCTTCCTGAGGGGGAGGACCTCAATGAATGGGTTGCTGTCAACA CTGTGGACTTCTTCAACCAGATCAACATGTTGTATGGTACCATAACAGAGATGTGCACTGATGAGTCCTGCCCTGTGATGTCTGCTGGGCCCAAGTATGAGTACCACTGGGCTGATGGGCAGACTGTTAAAAAGCCCATTAAGTGCTCTGCCCCCAAGTATATTGACTACCTCATGACATGGGTGCAGGACCAGCTAGATGATGAGACACTCTTCCCCTCTAAAATTG GTGTACCATTTCCAAGGAACTTCCAGAGCAATGCCAAGACCATACTGAAGCGGCTCTTTAGGGTTTATGCACACATCTACCACCAGCATTTCTCTGAGGTAGTTCAGCTTGGGGAGGAAGCCCACCTAAACACCTCCTTCAAACATTTCATCTTCTTTGTCCAG GAATTTCAGTTGATAGAGCGGAAGGAGTTGGCACCCCTTCAAGAGCTGATTGACAAACTTACCGCCAAGGATCGATGA